The genomic segment GACGCTGCATATATTCTGGAAATGGTGCGGGGCTGTGAAAGGCCCCAGATCCTGTTTGTATTCGATATGATCGGCAGCACCCGGAAGCTGTTCTACCCCCTGTCCAAATATCTGGCAGAGGTGGTGCATCCCGGGGACAGCCTGTGCTTTTTGAGCATGGAGCAGGAGGCTGCGAAAAAGGCGGTTCAGGGCATCGATCCCTTCTATGTCCGCAAAAAGCGGTTCTTTGAGCGCTGATTGCCATACCCGGCATAGCTGTTGGAGGTTCATGTGATAGATACTGGTGAAATGGAGTTTGAGAGCCGGATGACCGCTCCGGAGTTTACTCCTCCGGATGTGGAACTGGAGTTCTCCCTCCGTCCGAAAACACTCAATGAATATATCGGTCAGGATAAGGTCAAGGAAAACCTGGCGGTTTATATTGAAGCAGCACGCCGCAGAGGGGAGCCTCTGGATCATGTGCTGCTGTATGGTCCCCCCGGTCTGGGCAAGACCACCCTTGCAGGCATCATTGCCCAGGAGATGGGTGTCAACCTGCGGATCACCTCCGGCCCTGCCATTGAAAAGGCAGGGGATCTGGCGGCACTGCTGACGAATCTGTCGGAAAATGACGTGCTGTTCATTGACGAGATCCATCGGCTTTCCCGGGCGGTGGAGGAGGTGCTGTATCCGGCCATGGAGGACAATGCCCTGGATATTGTGATCGGCAAGGGGCCCTCCGCCAATTCCATCCGGGTGGATCTGCCGAAATTCACTCTGGTGGGGGCTACCACCCGTGCGGGACAGTTGACCTCCCCCCTGCGGGATCGGTTCGGCATCATCCAGCGGCTGGAGCTGTACCCGCCGGAGCAATTGTGCGACATCATCCGCCGCAGCAGCATGCTGCTGGGGATTCCCTGTGAATACGACGGCGCTATGGAGCTTGCCCGGCGTGCCCGGGGCACACCCCGTATTGCCAACCGGCTGCTGAAGCGGGTACGGGATTTTGCAGATGTTATGGGGGACGGAAGAATCTCCCGCCAGATTGCCTGTACCGCTCTCGACAAGCTGGAGATCGATGAGCTGGGGCTGGACAGTCTGGACAAACGGATGCTGCAAATGATCATCAAGGGCTACAACGGGGGACCGGTCGGCCTGGAAACCCTGGCTTCCGCCATCGGGGAGGAGGCTGTGACCCTGGAGGATGTGTGCGAGCCGTATCTGATGCAGCTGGGCTTTTTGTCCCGGACGCCCCGGGGCAGATGCGCAACCCAGCTTGCCTAT from the Ruminococcus champanellensis 18P13 = JCM 17042 genome contains:
- the ruvB gene encoding Holliday junction branch migration DNA helicase RuvB codes for the protein MTAPEFTPPDVELEFSLRPKTLNEYIGQDKVKENLAVYIEAARRRGEPLDHVLLYGPPGLGKTTLAGIIAQEMGVNLRITSGPAIEKAGDLAALLTNLSENDVLFIDEIHRLSRAVEEVLYPAMEDNALDIVIGKGPSANSIRVDLPKFTLVGATTRAGQLTSPLRDRFGIIQRLELYPPEQLCDIIRRSSMLLGIPCEYDGAMELARRARGTPRIANRLLKRVRDFADVMGDGRISRQIACTALDKLEIDELGLDSLDKRMLQMIIKGYNGGPVGLETLASAIGEEAVTLEDVCEPYLMQLGFLSRTPRGRCATQLAYQHLGIPQEGSQDGQLTL